A segment of the Chloracidobacterium sp. genome:
GTCGTGTTGGTCGCCGTTGGGACGCGCTGCCCCTGTGTGGAAGCCTACCGCGCTCGACTCAACGCACTGGCGCAGGAGTACGCCGCGCGCCAAGTCGTGTTCATTGGTTTCAACCCAAACGCCAATGAATCTCGCACCGAGGTTGCCATGCGCCAGAAGTCGAAGCCGTTTGTGTTCCCAGTGGTCATAGACGAAAACCAACAGGCGACAGACGCGCTGGGCGCAACCTGTATGACAGAGTGCTTTCTGGTGGACGCACAAGGCCGTTTGCAGTACCACGGGCGCATTGACGACAACACCTATCACCCGGAGCGGGTGACGACCCACCTCCTGCGTGACGCCCTGGAAGCGGTTTTAGAGGGGCGGCCGGTCAACGTCCTATGCCGTCCGGCCATTGGATGCGCCATCGTCCGTCGGAAGCCCGGCGAGTGGGTAGGACAGCAGTAAAGAGATGCCGTATCGAGCGAGTTTGCTCGTACCTGTGTCGAGGAATCAGCTCGTGATTGCGCAGAGACCCCAGAGCAATGTTTCTACGCGCTGCCGCGACCGTAGCGCGCCCGCCGGCGACACTCAACGCAGCCAGTAGAGGACAACCACGACCGTCAGCCCATAGAACGCCAAGTTGACCAATGATGCGCCGTCGTTAAGGAGCGTCTTTTCCGGGCTGCCGCCAAGCTGTCGCCGGTGGATGAGGTACAGGTAGCGAAAAATCCCGTAGAGGACGAACGGCACAGTGAAGACCAAGTTGGTCGTCCCGAACTTAGCCACTGTTTCCGGCGCGACCGTGTAGAACGTGTAGCAAACAACCGTCGCCGCCGTCACAATGGCGATCATCTGGTCGAGCAGTTCAATTGTGTATTCGCCCAAAATGCGTCGGTGCGCCGTCGCGCCGTCTTCAAGTAGTAGCAACTCATGCCGCCGCTTGCCGAGCGCGAGAAACAGCGACAGTAGCATTGCGCAGATGAGCAGCCATGAGGAGATCGTCACGGCAATAACCTGTCCACCTGCGACTGCACGCAGCACAAAACCGGCGGCGATACAGCCTACGTCGAGGATGACGACATGCTTGAGACGGACGGTGTAGGCCACCTGTAAAAGGAAGTACGCCACAGCCGTCCAGGCGAAGGCGGTCGAAAGCCAAAAAGCCGC
Coding sequences within it:
- a CDS encoding decaprenyl-phosphate phosphoribosyltransferase, giving the protein MPTAVASPVVSLPVTLFKAMRPQQWTKNILLFPALLFSQNLFHRRETLLVCAACVVFCLLSSGVYLLNDLLDIENDRAHPTKRQRPLASGALPIPVGVAACLTLSLGSLIAAFWLSTAFAWTAVAYFLLQVAYTVRLKHVVILDVGCIAAGFVLRAVAGGQVIAVTISSWLLICAMLLSLFLALGKRRHELLLLEDGATAHRRILGEYTIELLDQMIAIVTAATVVCYTFYTVAPETVAKFGTTNLVFTVPFVLYGIFRYLYLIHRRQLGGSPEKTLLNDGASLVNLAFYGLTVVVVLYWLR